The following are encoded together in the Kribbella voronezhensis genome:
- a CDS encoding DUF3039 domain-containing protein has protein sequence MSTQLSPGAETVVDERTKPQLDEGDHERFSHYVPKDKLTEAMVMGTPVVALCGKVWVPSRDPQRFPVCPECKEIWDSLNPDDEGGDGGEE, from the coding sequence ATGAGTACTCAGTTGAGCCCCGGCGCGGAGACGGTCGTCGACGAGCGCACCAAGCCGCAGTTGGACGAGGGCGATCACGAGCGGTTCTCGCACTACGTGCCGAAGGACAAGCTGACCGAGGCGATGGTGATGGGCACCCCGGTGGTCGCCCTGTGCGGCAAGGTGTGGGTGCCGAGCCGCGACCCGCAGCGGTTCCCGGTCTGCCCGGAGTGCAAGGAGATCTGGGATTCGCTCAACCCCGACGACGAGGGTGGCGACGGCGGCGAGGAGTAG
- a CDS encoding YqgE/AlgH family protein, with protein sequence MTASTLTGSLLIATPLLDEPPFRRSVILLLDHDEDGALGVVVNRAADLEVERVLSDWSTTVTEPGVLFMGGPVGTDSALAVAEVIESADPPGWRECFGRIGLIDLDVPPALLEGAIQRMRIFAGYAGWSSGQLEGEITEGAWYVVPSEPDDVFSLQPEGLWRRVLHRQRDQMAYLATYPDDPTQN encoded by the coding sequence ATGACGGCCTCGACCCTGACCGGTTCGCTGCTGATAGCGACACCGCTGCTCGACGAGCCGCCCTTCCGCCGCTCGGTGATCCTGCTGCTGGATCACGACGAAGACGGCGCACTCGGGGTGGTGGTGAACCGCGCTGCCGACCTGGAGGTCGAGCGCGTGCTGTCCGACTGGTCGACGACCGTGACCGAGCCGGGCGTCCTGTTCATGGGCGGTCCGGTCGGTACCGACAGCGCGCTCGCGGTCGCCGAGGTGATCGAGTCCGCCGACCCGCCGGGCTGGCGGGAGTGCTTCGGCCGGATCGGCTTGATCGACCTCGACGTCCCGCCGGCGCTGCTCGAAGGGGCGATCCAGCGGATGCGGATCTTCGCCGGATACGCGGGCTGGAGCAGCGGTCAGCTGGAGGGCGAGATCACCGAGGGCGCCTGGTACGTCGTACCGTCCGAGCCCGACGACGTGTTCAGCCTGCAACCCGAGGGGTTGTGGCGGCGCGTCCTGCACCGCCAGCGCGACCAGATGGCCTACCTCGCGACGTACCCGGACGACCCGACCCAGAACTGA
- a CDS encoding VanZ family protein, whose product MGRAELLWRVGFVLACLLHLYGVYSPEQAGPQVTFPEADKLAHLLLFGSVAFLGLRVGVPSRWLLGALVANAVVSELVQHFLLPDRSGDPLDSVADLAGVALGAWLGFRVLRSKKVAGHDMMEP is encoded by the coding sequence GTGGGCCGGGCAGAACTCTTGTGGCGGGTCGGCTTCGTGCTGGCCTGCCTGCTCCACCTGTACGGCGTGTACTCGCCGGAGCAGGCCGGTCCTCAGGTCACTTTCCCGGAGGCCGACAAGCTCGCCCATCTGTTGCTGTTCGGCTCGGTCGCCTTCCTCGGCCTGCGCGTCGGCGTACCGTCTCGCTGGCTGCTCGGAGCACTGGTCGCCAACGCCGTGGTCAGCGAGCTCGTCCAGCACTTCCTGCTGCCGGATCGCAGTGGCGATCCGCTCGACTCGGTGGCCGATCTGGCCGGCGTCGCGCTGGGGGCCTGGCTCGGCTTCCGGGTCCTGCGGTCCAAAAAGGTTGCCGGGCACGACATGATGGAACCATGA
- a CDS encoding NAD-dependent malic enzyme, translating to MTALPSVSYSITVRLEVPAGGSTVSKLTTAVEQAGGLVTALDVTASGHERLRIDVTCAAADTEHAGRLVEAMRAVPGVEIGRVSDRTFLMHLGGKISMEAKHPIRNRDDLSMIYTPGVARVCLAIAANPDDARRLTIKRNSVAVVTDGSAVLGLGNIGPKAALPVMEGKAALFKRFAGIDAWPLCLDTQDPDAIVQIVKAIAPGFAGINLEDISAPRCFEIEARLREELDIPVFHDDQHGTAIVVLAALFNALRVVGKDISEVRIVLSGAGAAGTAILKLLIAAGVKDTIVADVAGVIHLERDGLSPELRWIAENTNIAKYSGDLKGALNGADVFIGVSAPNILTGDDIATMNENSIVFALANPDPEVDPAAAHEHAAVVATGRSDFPNQINNVLVFPGVFRGLLDAQSSKVSIEMELAAAKALAGVVTDDELNADYIVPSVFHPEVHTMVAHAVRDAAGGKAPAAEQFPDDSPAL from the coding sequence GTGACTGCCTTGCCGAGTGTTTCCTACTCCATCACCGTCCGCCTCGAGGTCCCCGCGGGTGGCTCGACGGTGAGCAAACTGACGACCGCGGTCGAGCAGGCCGGCGGCCTCGTCACCGCGCTCGACGTGACCGCGTCCGGCCACGAGCGGCTCCGGATCGACGTGACCTGTGCGGCCGCGGACACCGAGCACGCCGGCCGGCTGGTCGAGGCGATGCGCGCGGTGCCCGGGGTTGAGATCGGCCGGGTCTCCGACCGGACCTTCCTGATGCACCTCGGCGGCAAGATCTCGATGGAGGCCAAGCACCCGATCCGCAACCGCGACGACCTCTCGATGATCTACACCCCCGGTGTGGCCCGGGTCTGCCTCGCGATCGCGGCCAACCCCGACGACGCCCGCCGGCTGACAATCAAGCGCAACAGCGTCGCGGTGGTCACCGACGGTTCCGCCGTCCTCGGTCTGGGCAACATCGGCCCGAAGGCCGCGCTGCCGGTGATGGAGGGCAAGGCCGCGCTGTTCAAGCGGTTCGCCGGGATCGACGCCTGGCCGCTGTGCCTGGACACCCAGGACCCGGATGCGATCGTGCAGATCGTGAAGGCGATCGCCCCCGGCTTCGCGGGCATCAACCTGGAGGACATCTCCGCGCCGCGCTGCTTCGAGATCGAGGCCCGGCTGCGCGAGGAGCTCGACATCCCGGTCTTCCACGACGACCAGCACGGTACGGCGATCGTCGTCCTGGCCGCGTTGTTCAACGCGTTGCGGGTGGTCGGCAAGGACATCAGCGAGGTCCGGATCGTGCTGTCCGGCGCCGGCGCGGCCGGTACGGCGATCCTCAAGTTGCTGATCGCGGCCGGGGTGAAGGACACGATCGTGGCCGACGTCGCCGGTGTCATCCACCTCGAGCGCGACGGGTTGTCGCCGGAGCTGCGCTGGATCGCGGAGAACACCAACATCGCGAAGTACAGCGGAGACCTGAAGGGTGCGCTCAACGGAGCCGACGTGTTCATCGGGGTGTCCGCGCCGAACATCCTCACCGGCGACGACATCGCCACGATGAACGAGAACTCGATCGTCTTCGCGCTGGCCAACCCCGACCCCGAGGTCGACCCGGCCGCCGCGCACGAGCACGCGGCCGTCGTCGCGACCGGCCGGAGCGACTTCCCGAACCAGATCAACAACGTCCTGGTCTTCCCCGGTGTCTTCCGGGGCCTGCTGGACGCGCAGTCGTCCAAGGTCTCGATCGAGATGGAGCTGGCGGCGGCCAAGGCGCTGGCCGGCGTCGTCACCGACGACGAACTGAACGCGGACTACATCGTGCCGAGCGTGTTCCACCCCGAGGTGCACACGATGGTGGCCCACGCCGTACGGGACGCAGCCGGGGGCAAGGCTCCGGCCGCCGAGCAGTTCCCGGACGACTCACCCGCGCTGTAA
- a CDS encoding LacI family DNA-binding transcriptional regulator, with the protein MARISDVAARAGVSTATVSRALNGKSTVDRELVARVQKAADELGYQPNGPARNLRRQEAAVVALIISDVENPFFTAIARGVEDVAHEVGYSVVLCNSDESAEKENRYIDIAIQERVAGVILSPTATTSSVGKLADRGTAFVAVDRPLPSQESDVVLVDTRLAARQATAHLVAQGYERIGCITGPVGVRTADDWLAGYRDALKSAKRRSTTKLVRRTEYKATGAYRAAVELLGQVEPPDALLIANSAMAVGVLRALQEHGIRPGRDVGLVAFDDAPWAELVDPPLSVVAQPAYEIGTVAARLLLARITDNTRPPSTTTLGARLIERGSSRR; encoded by the coding sequence GTGGCACGGATCAGCGATGTCGCGGCCCGGGCAGGGGTTTCGACGGCCACCGTGTCGCGGGCCCTGAACGGCAAGTCCACGGTCGACCGCGAACTGGTCGCGAGGGTGCAGAAGGCCGCCGACGAACTCGGCTACCAGCCGAACGGCCCGGCCCGGAACCTGCGCCGTCAGGAGGCCGCCGTGGTCGCGCTGATCATCTCCGACGTGGAGAACCCGTTCTTCACCGCGATCGCGCGCGGAGTCGAGGACGTCGCCCACGAGGTCGGCTACTCGGTGGTGCTCTGCAACTCCGACGAGAGCGCGGAGAAGGAGAACCGCTACATCGACATCGCGATCCAGGAGCGGGTCGCCGGCGTCATCCTGTCCCCCACCGCCACGACGTCGTCGGTCGGCAAGCTGGCGGATCGCGGTACGGCGTTCGTCGCCGTCGACCGGCCGCTGCCCTCCCAGGAGAGCGATGTCGTCCTCGTCGACACCCGACTCGCCGCTCGCCAGGCCACCGCGCACCTCGTTGCCCAGGGCTACGAACGCATCGGGTGCATCACGGGCCCTGTCGGAGTCCGTACCGCGGACGACTGGCTCGCGGGGTACCGGGATGCACTGAAATCCGCGAAGCGGCGCAGTACGACGAAGCTGGTGCGGCGTACGGAGTACAAGGCAACCGGCGCCTACCGGGCCGCCGTGGAACTACTGGGTCAGGTTGAGCCGCCGGATGCGTTGCTGATCGCCAACAGCGCGATGGCAGTCGGCGTACTGCGTGCGCTCCAGGAGCACGGGATTCGCCCGGGCCGAGACGTCGGCCTCGTCGCCTTCGACGACGCCCCGTGGGCCGAGCTCGTGGACCCACCTCTGTCGGTCGTCGCCCAACCGGCGTACGAAATCGGCACCGTCGCCGCGAGGTTGCTGTTGGCAAGAATCACCGACAACACCCGCCCACCGTCAACCACCACACTGGGCGCCCGCTTGATAGAACGCGGGAGCTCGCGGAGGTAA
- a CDS encoding substrate-binding domain-containing protein, with protein MRNLNLPLAAAAVLALVLAGCGTTNERTSDNPQAASSKKCKGADGKYVIGMSQANVAEPYRQRMDDDIKAAAKDVPQFEVKFADAAQDNAKQVADVENYITQQVDLLIISPNEAKPLTAVVKKAYDKGIPVLVLDRKVEGDVYTGFIGGDNVEIGTQAGKYIAEKLLPNGGNVVELKGLAGATPQAERHEGFLAGIKENPKVKVIAAASGDWLREKGQAQMDALLKANPKIDVVYSHNDPMAEGAYLAAKAVGREKEMKFTGIDALPIPSGGIKAVEQGRLSATFTYPTNGKEAIAAAKKLLVDCGTIEKTQTLHTRLIDKSNATQIYAEENPNG; from the coding sequence ATGCGAAACCTGAACCTGCCCCTGGCCGCCGCGGCCGTCCTCGCCCTCGTGCTGGCCGGCTGCGGGACCACCAACGAACGCACGTCCGACAACCCGCAGGCCGCCAGCTCCAAGAAATGCAAAGGTGCCGACGGCAAGTATGTGATCGGGATGAGCCAGGCGAACGTCGCCGAACCGTACCGGCAGCGGATGGACGACGACATCAAGGCCGCGGCGAAGGACGTGCCGCAGTTCGAGGTGAAGTTCGCCGACGCGGCACAGGACAACGCCAAGCAGGTGGCCGATGTGGAGAACTACATCACCCAACAGGTCGACCTGCTGATCATCAGCCCGAACGAGGCCAAGCCGCTGACCGCGGTGGTGAAGAAGGCGTACGACAAGGGCATCCCGGTGCTGGTGCTGGACCGCAAGGTCGAGGGTGACGTGTACACCGGCTTCATCGGCGGCGACAACGTCGAGATCGGCACCCAGGCCGGCAAGTACATCGCCGAGAAGCTGCTGCCGAACGGCGGTAATGTGGTCGAATTGAAGGGCCTGGCCGGCGCCACCCCGCAGGCCGAGCGGCACGAGGGCTTCCTGGCGGGGATCAAGGAGAACCCGAAGGTCAAGGTGATCGCGGCCGCGAGTGGCGACTGGCTGCGGGAGAAGGGTCAGGCGCAGATGGACGCGCTCCTGAAGGCCAACCCGAAGATCGACGTCGTCTACTCCCACAACGACCCGATGGCCGAAGGCGCCTACCTGGCCGCCAAGGCGGTCGGCCGCGAGAAGGAGATGAAGTTCACCGGCATCGACGCCCTGCCGATCCCGTCCGGCGGCATCAAGGCAGTCGAGCAGGGCCGGCTGAGCGCCACCTTCACCTACCCGACCAACGGCAAGGAAGCCATCGCCGCCGCCAAGAAGCTGCTGGTTGATTGCGGGACCATCGAAAAGACCCAGACCCTCCACACCCGCCTCATCGACAAGTCCAACGCAACCCAGATCTACGCCGAGGAGAACCCGAACGGGTGA
- a CDS encoding ABC transporter permease, giving the protein MTNAQGKPVTDERSVEVVGERSAAEPGAGAGAAPTAIAESSGGVVASLFRFQSVFGLLAVFVAAIIFSPRRDGEILFVSADNLANVVRAVSEIGIIAVGMTFVILIGGIDLSVGAVLGLAAVGSAVLMVESDWGLIPSVVLVLAVGLVFGALQGIATAMIGIQSFIVTLAGLQIARGLARIWSDGQGIAIAYGNGPHEAPDSFAVLGERTFGGLVPIPVLIFAVVAIAAVVFLRVSAFSRHLYAVGGNEKAARLSGVPVVRVKVAVFAICGLLAALAGIVHAVQLNQGSPNDGQGYELDAIAAVVIGGTSLAGGRGSVAGTVAGALLLGVLNNILALNNIDSNIQLLIKGLVIVAAAALQRLRPTS; this is encoded by the coding sequence GTGACAAACGCACAAGGCAAGCCGGTAACCGACGAGCGGTCTGTCGAGGTTGTCGGGGAGCGGTCGGCGGCTGAGCCCGGAGCCGGAGCCGGGGCCGCGCCGACGGCGATCGCGGAGAGTTCTGGTGGCGTGGTCGCGTCGCTGTTCCGGTTCCAGAGTGTGTTCGGGCTGCTGGCTGTGTTTGTCGCGGCGATCATCTTCTCGCCCCGGCGCGACGGCGAGATCCTCTTCGTCAGCGCGGACAACCTGGCGAACGTCGTCCGGGCGGTCTCGGAGATCGGCATCATCGCGGTCGGGATGACGTTCGTGATCCTGATCGGCGGGATCGACCTGTCCGTCGGCGCGGTCCTCGGCCTGGCCGCGGTCGGCTCGGCGGTGCTGATGGTCGAGAGCGACTGGGGTCTCATCCCGTCCGTCGTTCTGGTGCTTGCCGTCGGCCTGGTTTTCGGCGCTCTGCAAGGGATTGCGACGGCAATGATCGGGATCCAGTCGTTCATCGTGACGCTGGCCGGCTTGCAGATAGCCAGGGGACTGGCCCGGATCTGGTCCGACGGGCAGGGCATTGCGATTGCCTATGGCAACGGTCCGCACGAGGCGCCGGACTCCTTCGCCGTCCTGGGCGAGCGGACGTTCGGCGGGCTGGTCCCGATTCCGGTACTGATCTTCGCCGTCGTCGCGATCGCGGCCGTGGTGTTCCTGCGGGTGAGCGCCTTCTCCCGTCATCTGTATGCCGTGGGAGGTAATGAGAAGGCGGCCCGGCTGTCCGGCGTACCGGTGGTTCGGGTGAAGGTCGCCGTCTTCGCGATCTGCGGGCTGCTCGCGGCGTTGGCCGGCATCGTGCACGCCGTCCAGCTCAACCAGGGCAGCCCGAACGACGGTCAGGGGTACGAGCTCGACGCGATCGCCGCGGTGGTGATCGGTGGCACCAGTCTGGCCGGCGGGCGCGGGTCCGTCGCCGGAACGGTGGCCGGCGCGCTGCTCCTCGGCGTACTGAACAACATCCTTGCCCTGAACAACATCGACTCCAACATCCAGCTGCTGATCAAGGGACTCGTGATCGTCGCCGCGGCCGCGCTGCAGCGACTCCGCCCCACTTCCTGA
- a CDS encoding sugar ABC transporter ATP-binding protein, which yields MAEVAALVRMSGIGKRYGGVHACREIDFSLGAGEVHALLGENGAGKSTLMKILSGDVTDYDGRIELDGQPVTFAGPTDAQARGIAMIHQELDLVPGLSVADNIFLGRELRTRRRTVDRRRMEREARALLEPSGVHLDPRRPVGELRVGEQQLVTIAKAISLDARVLIMDEPTSALTTTEVERLFVVIRELRRGGVGIVYISHRMEEIAQVADRATVLRNGQFVASFDPRKLTTAEVVEAMVGRPVQTMFTTPDAATGDELLRVENLAIKPRRPRPGRRDPDGISLSVRAGEIVGLAGLLGAGRTELLETLYGVAPGGVRSGRIVLQGKEIQPRGPRHALSNGIGFVPEDRRASGLVLFHSILANTVVSSLPAYGRLGVIARRLERAASVRMADRLRLKFGRLQDDVGTLSGGNQQKVVFGRMLLTEPRLLLLDEPTRGVDIGAKAEIYRLLGELAGQGIGVLLASSELPELVGVCDRVVVLRDGRDVASFSTADSGEGDLLAAAMGESAVFEEVGGSQ from the coding sequence ATGGCCGAGGTCGCCGCGCTGGTCCGGATGTCGGGGATCGGCAAGCGATACGGCGGCGTTCACGCCTGCCGGGAGATCGACTTCAGCCTGGGCGCGGGCGAGGTGCACGCGTTGCTGGGCGAGAACGGCGCCGGCAAGAGCACGCTGATGAAGATCCTGTCCGGCGACGTCACCGACTACGACGGCCGGATCGAGCTCGACGGCCAACCGGTCACCTTCGCCGGTCCCACCGACGCGCAGGCCCGGGGGATCGCGATGATCCACCAGGAGCTCGACCTGGTCCCCGGCCTGTCGGTCGCCGACAACATCTTCCTCGGCCGCGAGCTCCGCACCCGCCGGCGGACGGTCGATCGCCGCCGGATGGAACGCGAAGCGCGCGCGCTGCTCGAACCCAGCGGCGTTCACCTCGATCCCCGCCGCCCGGTCGGTGAGTTGCGCGTCGGCGAACAGCAACTCGTCACCATCGCCAAGGCGATCTCGCTCGACGCGCGAGTACTGATCATGGACGAGCCGACCTCGGCACTCACCACCACCGAGGTCGAGCGCCTCTTCGTGGTGATCCGCGAACTGCGCCGCGGCGGCGTCGGCATCGTCTACATCTCGCACCGGATGGAGGAGATCGCCCAGGTCGCCGATCGCGCGACCGTACTGCGCAACGGACAGTTCGTCGCCAGCTTCGACCCGCGCAAGCTGACCACCGCCGAGGTCGTCGAGGCGATGGTCGGTCGCCCGGTGCAGACCATGTTCACCACACCCGACGCCGCCACGGGCGACGAACTCCTCCGCGTCGAGAACCTCGCGATCAAGCCGCGCCGCCCCCGCCCCGGCCGGCGCGACCCCGACGGCATCTCCTTGTCGGTGCGCGCCGGCGAGATCGTCGGTCTGGCCGGATTGCTCGGCGCCGGCCGGACCGAGCTGCTCGAGACCCTGTACGGCGTGGCGCCGGGCGGGGTGCGTTCGGGGCGGATCGTCCTGCAAGGCAAGGAGATCCAGCCTCGCGGACCACGGCACGCTCTGAGCAACGGGATCGGGTTCGTCCCCGAGGACCGGCGAGCTTCGGGCTTGGTGCTCTTCCACTCGATCCTGGCGAACACGGTGGTGTCGAGCCTGCCGGCGTACGGGCGGTTGGGGGTGATCGCGCGTCGCCTGGAGCGGGCGGCGTCGGTGCGGATGGCGGATCGGTTGCGGCTGAAGTTCGGGCGGCTGCAGGACGACGTCGGGACCTTGTCGGGCGGGAACCAGCAGAAGGTCGTCTTCGGGCGGATGTTGCTGACCGAGCCGAGGCTGCTCCTGCTCGACGAACCGACCCGCGGGGTCGACATCGGCGCGAAGGCCGAGATCTACCGCCTGCTGGGCGAACTGGCCGGCCAGGGGATCGGCGTACTGCTCGCATCGTCGGAACTGCCCGAACTGGTCGGCGTCTGCGACCGGGTCGTCGTACTGCGGGACGGTCGCGACGTGGCGTCGTTCAGTACCGCGGATTCGGGCGAAGGGGATCTGCTCGCTGCCGCGATGGGAGAGAGCGCTGTGTTCGAAGAGGTCGGAGGGTCGCAGTGA